A single region of the Glycine max cultivar Williams 82 chromosome 20, Glycine_max_v4.0, whole genome shotgun sequence genome encodes:
- the LOC100789701 gene encoding transmembrane protein 184B, translated as MVPIFLYIVAFICTCGAIALSLLHIYKHLLNYTEPTYQRFIVRIVFMVPVYALMSFLSLVLPQGSIYFNSIREIYEAWVIYNFLSLCLEWVGGPGSVVLSLTGRVLKPSWFLMTCCLPPLALDGRFIRKCKQGCLQFVILKPILVVVTLILYAKGKYKDGNFSPKQSYLYLTIIYTFSYTMALYALALFYVACKDLLQPFNPVPKFIIIKSVVFLTYWQGVLVFLAAKSEFVKDADEAALLQDFFICVEMLVAAVGHFYAFPYKEYAGANIGGSRGLTASLAHALKLNDFYHDTVHQFAPTYHDYVLYNHGGEGEEGTRKYRSRTFVPIGPEMDTVRRNKHLFGSKADDVQISSFSSNSSSPSNSGPISDVPHSGAMKSSLLVDVSNSLSVPYDMTLIDLDASNYPEKVPAADKAGTR; from the exons ATGGTTCCAATCTTCTTGTACATCGTCGCTTTCATTTGCACGTGCGGAGCCATTGCGTTGTCCTTGCTTCACATTTATAAGCACCTTCTCAATTACACCGAGCCTACTTATCAGCGCTTCATTGTTCGGATCGTTTTTATGGTCCCG GTTTATGCGTTGATGTCATTCTTGTCACTTGTTCTACCACAGGGTTCaatctattttaattcaatccGGGAAAT CTATGAAGCTtgggttatttataatttcctATCGCTATGTCTTGAATGGGTTGGTGGTCCTGGATCAGTAGTCCTAAGTTTAACTGGACGGGTTCTCAAGCCATCATGGTTTTTGATGACCTGTTGCTTACCTCCTCTGGCGCTTGATGG GCGTTTTATACGTAAATGCAAGCAAGGGTGCTTGCAGTTTGTGATTTTGAAGCCCATTTTAGTTGTTGTTACACTTATACTTTATGCAAAGGGAAAATATAAGGATGGAAATTTCAGTCCAAAGCAATCATACTTGTATCTTACAATCATCTATACATTCTCATACACAATGGCTCTCTATGCTCTTGCTTTGTTTTATGTGGCATGCAAGGATCTGCTTCAACCATTCAATCCAGTCCCAaagtttattataataaaatctgTTGTATTCCTAACTTATTGGCAG GGTGTCTTAGTTTTCCTTGCCGCAAAGTCGGAATTTGTTAAGGATGCAGATGAAGCTGCTCTACTTCAAGATTTTTTCATTTGCGTTGAGATGCTTGTTGCTGCTGTTGGCCACTTTTATGCATTTCCATACAAAGAGTACGCTGGGGCTAACATAGGTGGATCCCGTGGGTTGACAGCTAGCCTTGCTCATGCTTTAAAGTTAAATGACTTTTACCATGATACCGTCCACCAG TTTGCACCAACATACCATGATTATGTTCTCTACAACCACGGTGGTGAAGGTGAAGAGGGAACTAGGAAGTATAGATCACGAACTTTTGTTCCAATTGGCCCAGAGATGGACACAGTGAGAAGAAATAAACATTTGTTTGGAAGCAAGGCAGATGACGTACAGATCTCAAGTTTTTCTTCAAATAGTAGCTCTCCCTCAAATTCTGGTCCCATCTCTGATGTTCCACATTCTGGTGCAATGAAATCTTCCTTACTTGTGGATGTGTCAAATTCTTTGTCTGTGCCATACGATATGACACTTATTGACTTGGATGCATCCAATTATCCTGAAAAAGTTCCAGCAGCTGATAAAGCCGGTACTAGGTGA
- the LOC113000763 gene encoding uncharacterized protein, translated as MGGVSMNPVFRSEVPFGYYCYNNNNNYSEQNNTMVEKRQLFLRSYQFCRKKSLTERIKGSLVRAKKIVWLRLRSACKLRRSFKCAFYYRRRRFFQLLHSNNRKTESSSCLW; from the coding sequence ATGGGTGGTGTGAGTATGAATCCAGTGTTTAGGAGTGAAGTACCATTTGGGTATTACtgctacaacaacaacaacaactactCTGAGCAGAACAACACCATGGTGGAGAAGAGACAGCTATTCCTGAGAAGCTACCAGTTCTGTAGAAAGAAGAGTCTGACAGAGAGAATCAAAGGGTCTTTGGTTCGTGCCAAGAAAATTGTGTGGCTAAGGCTAAGGTCTGCTTGCAAACTCAGGAGGTCCTTCAAATGCGCTTTCTATTACCGCAGGAGAAGGTTCTTCCAGCTTTTACACAGCAACAACCGCAAAACCGAATCTTCTTCATGTTTATGGTAA